The Asticcacaulis excentricus CB 48 genome includes a window with the following:
- a CDS encoding biotin--[acetyl-CoA-carboxylase] ligase → MALIDVFDSLPSTQTEALSRLRAGDRGPRWVRAQRQTAGQGRMGRQWDGPSGNLMASWYGVLPVEMRRVTQLSFVAALAVTDAIRPVLSAPDPLKIKWPNDVLYEGRKLCGILAQSETLETGLGVVIGIGINIAKAPQGLSYGTAALNDLTAQPQTVEVVLDALDAALTRRLDDWLTHGFEATAAQWWDQAYGRDQLCLIEQHSQARTGTILGLDDYGALRVRDPDGTIHVIASGSVSYPEA, encoded by the coding sequence ATGGCCCTTATCGACGTTTTTGACTCCCTGCCGTCCACCCAAACCGAGGCCCTCAGCCGACTGCGGGCGGGGGATCGCGGCCCGCGCTGGGTCCGGGCGCAGCGGCAAACGGCCGGGCAGGGGCGTATGGGGCGTCAGTGGGACGGGCCGTCGGGCAATCTGATGGCCTCGTGGTACGGGGTTTTGCCGGTCGAGATGCGCCGTGTGACCCAACTTTCCTTTGTGGCGGCGCTGGCGGTGACCGACGCTATCCGTCCGGTATTGAGCGCACCGGACCCGCTAAAGATCAAATGGCCGAACGATGTGCTGTACGAGGGCCGCAAGCTGTGTGGCATACTGGCCCAGAGCGAAACGCTTGAAACAGGGCTGGGGGTGGTCATCGGCATCGGCATCAACATCGCCAAAGCGCCGCAGGGACTGAGCTATGGCACCGCGGCGCTCAACGACCTGACGGCGCAACCACAAACCGTCGAAGTCGTCCTGGACGCCCTCGATGCGGCCCTGACGCGGCGCCTGGACGACTGGCTTACGCATGGCTTTGAAGCCACAGCCGCGCAGTGGTGGGATCAGGCCTATGGCCGCGACCAGCTCTGTCTGATAGAGCAACACTCTCAGGCCCGGACGGGAACGATTCTTGGCCTCGATGACTATGGCGCGCTGCGCGTCAGAGACCCGGACGGCACGATCCATGTGATCGCCAGCGGGTCCGTTTCGTATCCGGAGGCCTGA
- a CDS encoding type III pantothenate kinase, with protein sequence MMLLAIEQGNTNTLFAVHDGEGWRAQWRTATESTRTADEYAVWLYQLLQMNGLDFNQIEDCIISSVVPQSLFNLRKLAQRYFNKTPYVIGDNTHLGIEVRIDKPSEAGADRLVNTVGAWIKYGGPLIVIDSGTATTFDVVAADGALEGTAIAPGINLSVQALHSAAAKLPRIAIERPAHYIGKDTVSAMQSGIFWGYMGLIEYLTDKIQAEYGQSMTVVATGGVASLFEGATDRIHHFDPDLTLRGLLEIYQRTLSNQKKNE encoded by the coding sequence CTGATGCTGCTCGCCATCGAACAGGGCAATACCAATACGTTGTTCGCCGTGCACGATGGCGAAGGCTGGCGCGCCCAATGGCGCACGGCTACCGAATCGACGCGCACCGCCGACGAATACGCCGTCTGGCTCTATCAGCTACTTCAGATGAACGGCCTCGATTTCAATCAGATTGAGGACTGCATCATCTCCTCGGTCGTGCCGCAGTCCCTGTTCAACCTGCGCAAACTGGCCCAGCGCTATTTCAACAAGACGCCCTACGTCATCGGCGACAATACGCATCTGGGTATCGAAGTCCGCATCGACAAGCCGTCTGAAGCCGGGGCCGACCGTCTGGTCAATACGGTGGGCGCCTGGATCAAATACGGCGGGCCGTTGATCGTGATTGACTCAGGCACCGCCACCACCTTCGATGTCGTTGCCGCCGATGGCGCGCTGGAAGGGACGGCGATTGCGCCGGGCATCAACCTGTCGGTTCAGGCCCTGCATTCGGCGGCGGCCAAGCTGCCGCGCATTGCGATCGAGCGCCCGGCGCACTATATCGGCAAGGACACGGTCAGTGCTATGCAATCGGGCATTTTCTGGGGCTATATGGGCCTTATCGAATATCTGACCGACAAGATTCAGGCCGAATACGGTCAATCCATGACGGTCGTAGCCACCGGCGGCGTGGCGTCGCTGTTCGAAGGCGCGACCGACCGCATCCATCATTTCGATCCCGATCTTACGCTGCGGGGTCTGCTTGAAATCTATCAGCGTACCCTCTCTAATCAAAAGAAAAATG